A stretch of Cyanobacterium sp. HL-69 DNA encodes these proteins:
- a CDS encoding Signal transduction histidine kinase CheA, producing the protein MSSSSQAQELYKQTLFRLGAMLKLLKQGDSPDHRHGIQKHCEALSLEGKKQNLFGWVAIMETAQGAIAKPHHDYHSTTKLIIKEIKQASEQLLQGDVNAITVSDQLLALAPSARTRFMDVETIYAATSLDTEEEIIPPVVTPQDIKNTLERDLWRETLFTNTGNEETNQEDDLSLDQDEISSILEDNDINYEDDDVFIDTDDEETINNFLGSTNTGIVDERATSGNDFFASLSTNIGEEDEDPIEELFDDIELLEESEVIEDDWDFLEEESPGAESSEEDISDSLEDLFEVKSAIDFGSDSLTIHHEASNPRSTVIIENARDEIAQFSSEKSSTPEELVPDTIITNHTLIIYDQFEELEQTITQENLLLTEELSTLDIGFPTVNHHYYETFEELEKTINRGHTSTPQVNWQQLENVINEGLDLSSPENDLEQELSDLDRLLAEAEKPSSAQKWKKTSTPAPTAQKQPTFEQSMRVPVKQLDNLNNLIGEMVIRRNRLEEDQEKLRQFLENLLSHAQDLSEVGDRTQDMYEKSLLQGSLISSRKRNQSTVREQLERGNIARNNQNQQNNNSNNTPTPNNGSKGNGNSFMPEIELDDLELDRFSEFHLLAQEMIELVVRIRESTSDIQFLVDETDQLGKNIRDITDQLQEQINKSRMVPFAQNADRLPLPIRKIAQGYDKQVQLKVEGREVLIDKMILEHLWDPLLQIAKNSVTHGIEQPEERVANGKDAMGTITVRAFLQGPQTVISVSDDGGGIDAHKVKQKAIQKNLITPEEANSLKDQEIYDFLFNAGFTTKEKADSHAGRGVGLDIVRNKLNEIRGSVSIDSIPGRGTTFTMRLPLTLTIGKALCCLNNNVRIAFPIDGIEDTQTLPRQDIDQDRHGNSYINWNNTRIPLRPLNQLLQYNRQMSRSFMYNSVNSDENSVSVIILRGGNDILAVEVDQILPEEEIVIKQISGPLPKPKGIAGATVRSDGTIMPVADVIELIKIAEGSLSNQVKSQMFPSATMAERQAMSESQVNITPLVLIVDDSITVREMLSITFSKEGYRVEQARDGQEAWQKLRSGLPCNLIFCDIEMPRMNGLELLQHLQEDEDLSHIPMAILSSRGSQKHQKIAAELGACAYLIKPCVDKELIDSAQRMMNGEVLLEGSTRVSTARMTDIQPEDDKSTFGASKRKTNSAPMVLIVDDSVVVREMLSLSFKKAGYEVEVARDGQDAWEKLSGGLPCEIVLCDIEMPRMNGLELLARMQQDDVLSKLPVAMVTSRGAEKHRSIAADLGARAYFTKPYIEDELLDVAKRLTNGEVFLTSGATKS; encoded by the coding sequence AAACAAAATCTTTTTGGCTGGGTAGCTATTATGGAAACCGCCCAAGGGGCGATCGCCAAGCCACACCACGATTACCATAGCACCACCAAATTAATTATCAAAGAAATCAAACAGGCATCAGAACAACTACTCCAAGGGGATGTCAATGCCATCACCGTCAGCGATCAACTGCTTGCCCTAGCCCCCTCAGCCCGTACCCGATTTATGGACGTAGAAACTATCTACGCCGCCACCAGTCTTGATACAGAAGAAGAAATTATCCCCCCCGTAGTAACACCACAAGACATAAAAAATACCCTAGAAAGAGATCTTTGGCGAGAAACACTTTTCACCAATACAGGCAATGAAGAAACCAACCAAGAAGACGACCTATCATTAGACCAAGATGAAATATCTTCTATTCTTGAAGATAACGACATTAACTACGAAGATGACGATGTTTTTATTGATACCGATGATGAAGAAACTATTAATAATTTTCTCGGTAGTACGAATACAGGCATCGTAGATGAACGTGCCACCAGTGGAAATGATTTTTTTGCTTCCCTATCAACCAATATCGGTGAAGAGGATGAAGATCCCATTGAAGAACTTTTTGACGATATAGAATTATTAGAAGAATCAGAAGTCATCGAAGATGATTGGGACTTTTTAGAAGAAGAAAGTCCTGGCGCAGAATCATCAGAAGAGGATATTTCTGATAGTCTCGAAGATTTATTTGAAGTCAAAAGTGCGATCGACTTTGGCTCAGACAGTCTAACCATCCACCATGAAGCCTCAAATCCTCGCAGCACAGTTATTATTGAAAATGCACGGGATGAAATAGCCCAATTTAGCTCCGAAAAATCCTCAACCCCCGAAGAACTTGTCCCTGATACTATTATTACTAACCATACATTGATCATCTACGATCAATTTGAAGAGCTAGAACAAACCATCACCCAAGAAAATCTCCTCCTTACTGAAGAACTATCAACCCTAGACATCGGATTCCCGACGGTAAATCATCACTATTACGAAACCTTTGAAGAATTAGAAAAAACCATTAATAGAGGTCACACATCCACACCACAAGTTAACTGGCAACAACTAGAAAATGTCATTAATGAAGGATTAGATTTATCTTCCCCTGAAAATGACCTAGAACAAGAATTAAGTGATCTAGATCGCCTCCTTGCCGAAGCAGAAAAACCCTCCTCGGCTCAAAAATGGAAAAAAACCTCTACTCCCGCCCCCACTGCCCAGAAACAACCAACCTTTGAACAGAGTATGAGAGTACCTGTCAAACAACTGGATAATCTTAATAACCTCATTGGGGAGATGGTAATTCGTCGTAATCGCTTAGAAGAAGACCAGGAAAAACTACGACAGTTTTTAGAAAATCTCCTTTCCCATGCCCAAGACTTGAGCGAAGTGGGAGACAGAACCCAAGATATGTATGAAAAAAGTCTTTTACAAGGTTCTTTAATTAGTAGTCGTAAGCGCAATCAATCCACTGTTAGAGAACAATTAGAGCGAGGAAATATTGCCAGAAATAATCAAAATCAGCAGAACAACAACTCCAATAATACTCCTACTCCTAACAATGGCTCTAAGGGAAATGGTAATTCCTTTATGCCTGAAATAGAACTAGATGACCTCGAATTAGATCGCTTTAGTGAGTTTCACCTTTTAGCCCAAGAAATGATCGAGCTAGTGGTTAGGATTAGGGAATCAACCTCTGATATTCAATTTCTAGTGGATGAAACAGATCAACTAGGGAAAAATATACGAGATATTACAGATCAACTTCAAGAGCAAATTAATAAATCCCGCATGGTGCCTTTTGCTCAAAATGCCGATCGCCTTCCCCTGCCCATTCGTAAAATTGCCCAAGGTTATGATAAACAGGTGCAGTTAAAGGTAGAGGGTAGAGAAGTATTAATTGACAAGATGATTCTCGAACATTTATGGGATCCCCTATTACAAATCGCTAAAAACTCCGTAACTCACGGTATTGAGCAACCAGAAGAAAGAGTGGCTAACGGCAAAGATGCCATGGGTACCATTACCGTAAGAGCCTTTTTACAAGGGCCACAAACGGTTATTTCTGTGTCTGATGATGGGGGCGGTATTGATGCCCATAAAGTGAAGCAAAAAGCCATTCAAAAAAATCTCATCACCCCAGAGGAGGCGAATAGTCTTAAAGATCAAGAAATCTATGATTTTCTTTTTAATGCAGGATTTACCACGAAGGAAAAAGCGGATAGCCATGCAGGAAGGGGAGTTGGTTTGGATATTGTTCGTAATAAGTTAAATGAAATTCGCGGCTCTGTAAGCATTGATTCTATTCCTGGTAGGGGTACCACTTTTACTATGCGCTTACCCCTTACTCTTACCATCGGTAAAGCTCTTTGTTGTCTTAATAATAATGTTCGTATTGCTTTCCCCATTGATGGGATTGAAGACACCCAGACATTACCCCGTCAGGATATAGATCAAGACAGACATGGTAATTCTTACATTAACTGGAATAATACGAGAATTCCTCTGCGTCCTCTCAATCAGCTTTTACAATATAATCGTCAGATGAGCCGTAGTTTTATGTATAACTCGGTAAATAGTGATGAAAATAGCGTTTCAGTTATTATTCTTCGGGGTGGTAATGATATTTTGGCGGTGGAAGTTGACCAAATCTTACCAGAGGAGGAAATTGTAATTAAACAAATTTCTGGACCTTTACCCAAACCCAAGGGCATTGCTGGGGCTACGGTGCGCAGTGATGGCACCATTATGCCTGTGGCGGATGTTATTGAGTTAATTAAGATTGCCGAGGGTAGTTTGAGTAATCAAGTTAAGTCTCAAATGTTCCCCAGTGCCACCATGGCAGAAAGACAGGCTATGTCTGAATCTCAGGTAAATATTACTCCTTTGGTGCTGATTGTGGATGACTCTATTACGGTGAGGGAGATGTTATCTATTACTTTCTCGAAAGAGGGTTATCGAGTTGAACAAGCGAGGGATGGACAAGAGGCATGGCAGAAGTTGCGCTCTGGGTTGCCTTGTAATTTAATTTTCTGTGACATTGAAATGCCCCGTATGAATGGTTTGGAGTTGTTACAGCATTTACAAGAGGATGAGGATTTATCCCATATTCCCATGGCAATTTTATCTTCCCGTGGTTCACAAAAACATCAGAAGATTGCAGCGGAGTTAGGGGCTTGTGCATATTTGATTAAGCCTTGTGTGGATAAAGAGTTGATTGATTCTGCCCAAAGAATGATGAATGGGGAAGTTTTATTGGAGGGTAGCACAAGGGTTTCTACGGCAAGGATGACGGATATTCAGCCAGAGGATGATAAATCTACTTTTGGGGCATCGAAAAGAAAAACAAATTCTGCTCCTATGGTTTTGATTGTGGATGATTCTGTGGTAGTGAGGGAGATGTTGTCTTTGTCCTTCAAGAAGGCAGGTTATGAGGTTGAGGTGGCAAGGGATGGACAGGATGCCTGGGAAAAACTTTCGGGAGGTTTACCTTGTGAGATAGTTCTTTGTGACATCGAAATGCCCCGTATGAATGGCTTGGAGTTGTTGGCGAGAATGCAGCAGGATGATGTTTTATCTAAATTACCTGTGGCGATGGTGACATCTAGGGGCGCTGAAAAACACCGTAGTATTGCGGCTGATTTAGGGGCTAGGGCTTATTTTACTAAGCCCTACATTGAGGATGAATTATTAGATGTGGCTAAGCGTTTGACTAATGGGGAGGTGTTTTTAACTTCTGGTGCCACTAAGTCTTAG